The Gloeomargarita sp. SKYB120 genome contains a region encoding:
- the crtD gene encoding C-3',4' desaturase CrtD — translation MRVGVIGAGIGGLTAAALLAKRGFEVVVWEQAAQVGGCASTFRRGPFVFDVGATQVAGLEPGGIHHQIFTELEVEMPTGEWCDPACAVYLPGETTPIQVWRDPQRWQAERQRHFPGSEQFWQFMDWLFAVAWRFQQRQPVMPPRVLWDWLRLLGALNGETLLIAPLSLLTVGQVLRLFGLGNHHRLKTFLDMQLKLYSQCDADETALLYGATALGIPHAPHGLWHLHGSMQVLSQRLLQGLQRWGGRVKRRHRVTEIVVQGDRVQGVWLENARGQRQYEPVDHLVANVTAMDLVRLLGQAAPRLYRWRVEHLPPASGAFVVYLGVKQAAIPSHCPLHLQFLYDAQGPIGENNSLFVSVSQPGDGRAPAGMATIVASSFTDVGLWQQGDYQALKAYYTEQALARLGTFFDLSPEHLIHVEAATPRTFARYTARHLGMVGGVGQRVSTFGLLALATRTPIAHLWLVGDSVHPGEGTAGVSYSAVQVVNQIGATVAQWKTATAWS, via the coding sequence ATGCGGGTAGGGGTTATTGGTGCGGGGATTGGCGGGTTAACAGCGGCGGCTTTGCTGGCAAAACGGGGTTTTGAGGTGGTGGTGTGGGAACAGGCGGCCCAGGTAGGTGGTTGCGCGTCTACGTTCCGGCGCGGGCCGTTTGTGTTTGATGTGGGAGCCACGCAGGTGGCGGGTCTGGAACCAGGGGGCATTCACCACCAGATATTTACCGAATTGGAGGTTGAGATGCCCACAGGCGAGTGGTGCGACCCTGCTTGCGCGGTGTATTTGCCAGGTGAAACAACGCCTATTCAGGTCTGGCGTGACCCGCAGCGATGGCAAGCGGAACGACAACGGCACTTTCCAGGGAGTGAACAGTTCTGGCAATTCATGGACTGGTTGTTTGCGGTGGCGTGGCGGTTCCAGCAACGACAGCCGGTGATGCCCCCGCGCGTCCTGTGGGATTGGCTGCGACTGCTGGGAGCATTGAATGGGGAGACCCTGTTGATTGCGCCGTTATCCCTGTTGACCGTGGGGCAGGTGTTGCGACTGTTCGGGTTGGGGAACCACCACCGGCTGAAGACGTTTCTAGATATGCAGTTGAAGCTGTACTCCCAGTGTGATGCTGATGAAACGGCGCTGCTGTACGGGGCGACGGCGTTAGGCATTCCCCACGCGCCCCACGGACTCTGGCATCTCCACGGAAGTATGCAGGTGCTCAGCCAGCGGCTCCTGCAGGGGTTACAGCGCTGGGGCGGGCGGGTCAAACGCCGGCATCGGGTGACGGAAATTGTGGTGCAAGGAGATCGTGTGCAAGGAGTTTGGCTAGAGAATGCGCGGGGGCAACGCCAGTACGAACCGGTGGACCATCTGGTGGCGAACGTCACCGCCATGGATTTGGTGCGGTTGTTGGGCCAGGCGGCTCCCAGGTTGTACCGTTGGCGGGTTGAGCATTTGCCGCCGGCATCCGGTGCCTTCGTGGTGTACCTGGGCGTGAAACAGGCGGCCATTCCATCCCATTGCCCGTTGCATTTGCAATTCCTGTACGATGCGCAAGGCCCCATCGGTGAGAACAATTCCCTGTTTGTATCAGTGAGTCAACCAGGGGATGGACGAGCGCCGGCGGGAATGGCTACCATTGTGGCGTCCTCGTTTACAGATGTGGGGCTGTGGCAACAGGGGGATTACCAAGCCTTGAAGGCGTACTACACGGAACAGGCGCTGGCCCGCTTGGGGACGTTTTTCGACCTGTCGCCGGAGCATCTGATCCACGTCGAAGCAGCGACGCCCCGCACGTTTGCACGCTACACCGCTCGACATCTTGGGATGGTGGGGGGTGTCGGTCAGCGGGTGAGCACGTTTGGCCTGTTAGCGCTGGCGACCCGCACCCCGATTGCTCACCTGTGGTTGGTCGGGGATTCGGTGCATCCGGGGGAAGGAACTGCTGGCGTCAGTTATAGTGCGGTGCAGGTGGTCAACCAAATCGGGGCAACCGTCGCCCAGTGGAAGACAGCCACAGCATGGAGCTAG
- a CDS encoding class II aldolase/adducin family protein, whose protein sequence is MGNTSPREGVIKYQVLHREGSPLVWEMVADLEQWRQKLRAQGWLGQYPDGTSYGNVSQRHPQGGLVITATQVAHRPQLTARDYVHVTDYNPATHTLTVVGPVPASSEAPTHWAIYALHPDIQVVFHIHAPELWRRLLQRPDVPCTAADVPYGTQAMVQEIRRLYPPDSDPFAHSCFVMAGHQDGIFSFGRTAGEAGQALWAMLD, encoded by the coding sequence ATGGGAAATACGTCACCGCGGGAAGGGGTCATTAAATACCAGGTGCTCCACCGAGAAGGCTCGCCCCTTGTCTGGGAGATGGTGGCTGATTTGGAGCAATGGCGGCAAAAGCTCCGAGCGCAGGGGTGGTTGGGACAGTATCCCGATGGCACGAGCTACGGCAACGTCAGTCAGCGCCATCCTCAAGGGGGCTTGGTGATTACGGCGACTCAAGTGGCCCATCGCCCACAACTCACCGCTAGGGATTACGTCCATGTCACAGACTACAACCCAGCAACCCACACCCTGACGGTTGTTGGCCCCGTACCCGCTAGCAGTGAAGCGCCGACTCACTGGGCCATTTACGCCCTGCACCCAGACATCCAAGTAGTGTTTCACATCCATGCGCCAGAACTCTGGCGACGGCTACTCCAGCGTCCTGACGTTCCCTGCACCGCTGCCGATGTCCCCTACGGCACCCAGGCGATGGTCCAAGAAATCCGGCGGTTATATCCCCCCGACAGCGATCCGTTTGCCCATTCGTGTTTTGTTATGGCCGGTCACCAGGACGGGATTTTCAGCTTTGGCCGCACCGCTGGGGAAGCCGGTCAAGCCCTCTGGGCCATGTTAGACTAG
- the nuoK gene encoding NADH-quinone oxidoreductase subunit NuoK, whose product MVLQLQYFLLMAAALFCIGIYGLVTSRNAVRVLMSVELMLNAVNLNFIAFANYLDPADIKGQVFSIFVITVAAAEAAVGLAIVLAIYRNRETVDMERFNLLKW is encoded by the coding sequence ATGGTTTTACAACTGCAATACTTTCTGTTGATGGCAGCGGCTTTGTTTTGCATTGGCATCTATGGACTCGTGACTAGCCGCAATGCCGTGCGGGTGTTGATGTCTGTCGAACTGATGCTGAACGCTGTGAATTTGAATTTCATTGCCTTTGCCAACTATCTGGATCCTGCGGATATTAAAGGACAGGTTTTTTCGATATTTGTGATTACGGTGGCGGCGGCGGAAGCAGCAGTAGGTTTAGCGATTGTTCTGGCTATTTACCGCAACCGTGAGACAGTGGATATGGAACGCTTTAACTTGCTGAAGTGGTAA
- a CDS encoding universal stress protein has translation MFKKLLIATDLRDGLHRLLRFLPALGAGGIEAVTFVHAVPYRDTGVRVKEDTEALMAARAKLTLPSDTGGVQAQSLVRSGKPADVVVQVAQEVGAELIILGTQQRNLLAEKILGSDALSIMRKCDTPLMIIRPQLVQVLTAEELQLRCQHLFHHLMLPYRGRPESKHLLAQVLDRLQKVAQPKVETCHLVWVVEDPIRRDFEPDPQEIARAEQELAQVVTQLTPYIAHVHTHVRTGNPVEACLELAQLLDISAVTLTEDHMTNLWNLSLSLGSELLRRIPYPLILFPSPEK, from the coding sequence GTGTTTAAGAAATTATTAATTGCTACCGACTTACGGGACGGATTACACCGATTGTTGCGATTTTTGCCAGCGTTGGGAGCGGGTGGCATTGAAGCGGTAACGTTTGTGCATGCAGTGCCCTATCGAGATACAGGGGTGCGGGTGAAGGAGGACACGGAAGCACTAATGGCAGCGCGGGCGAAATTAACCCTACCGTCGGATACCGGAGGAGTCCAAGCCCAAAGTCTCGTGCGGTCTGGCAAACCGGCAGATGTGGTTGTCCAGGTCGCGCAGGAGGTTGGGGCGGAATTGATCATTTTGGGGACGCAACAGCGCAATCTCCTAGCAGAAAAAATCCTAGGAAGCGATGCTCTGAGCATCATGCGCAAGTGTGACACTCCATTGATGATTATTCGCCCCCAGTTGGTACAGGTGTTAACGGCTGAGGAACTGCAATTGCGTTGCCAGCACTTGTTCCATCACTTGATGTTGCCCTACCGAGGTCGCCCGGAATCCAAGCATTTGCTGGCCCAGGTGCTCGACCGCCTACAAAAGGTCGCCCAACCCAAAGTTGAAACGTGCCATCTAGTATGGGTGGTAGAAGACCCGATTCGCCGAGATTTTGAGCCTGACCCGCAGGAAATCGCTCGCGCCGAACAGGAGTTAGCTCAGGTGGTGACCCAGTTGACTCCCTACATTGCCCACGTCCATACCCATGTGCGCACTGGTAACCCGGTCGAAGCCTGTTTAGAACTGGCCCAACTGCTAGACATTAGCGCTGTTACCTTAACGGAAGACCACATGACCAACTTGTGGAACTTGTCCCTGTCGCTAGGCAGTGAGTTGTTGCGGCGGATTCCTTACCCATTGATCCTCTTTCCTTCGCCAGAAAAATAA
- a CDS encoding DUF2887 domain-containing protein: MRTDNLFYRLFQRAPELAFELLGLSPPAAPYQFQSVELKEFGFRLDGLLLPTTPDPALPFILIEAQMQPDARFYYRLQNELATYLLQYQPVHPWRVLVLYPNRRTERVIPNLPAYLTYWQVQRVYLDELPANQSLAMELLRLIAAPVAEAVAIGRAILQQEPEPWLEWVVEALVRKRRRLMEMLGLVPLQQTQFYREVYQEGETALVLRQLQRKVGFLSLEQVQQIEALSLEQLENLGEALLDFQSVSDLENWLAQNPAIAPTEDDLATNSG; this comes from the coding sequence GTGCGCACGGACAACCTGTTTTACCGGCTGTTTCAACGGGCGCCTGAACTGGCGTTTGAATTGTTAGGTTTGTCCCCGCCTGCAGCCCCTTATCAATTTCAGTCGGTAGAACTCAAGGAATTCGGATTTCGCCTGGACGGTTTGCTGCTGCCGACCACGCCAGACCCTGCTTTGCCCTTTATCCTGATTGAAGCGCAAATGCAGCCCGATGCCCGTTTCTACTACCGTTTGCAAAACGAACTGGCCACTTACTTGCTGCAGTATCAACCTGTTCATCCCTGGCGCGTATTGGTGCTGTACCCTAACCGGCGCACCGAGCGCGTCATCCCCAACTTGCCTGCGTATCTAACCTACTGGCAAGTGCAGCGGGTTTACTTGGATGAACTACCGGCCAACCAGTCACTGGCAATGGAATTGTTGCGTTTGATTGCCGCGCCGGTGGCAGAAGCAGTGGCGATAGGGCGAGCGATTCTTCAGCAGGAGCCAGAACCCTGGTTAGAATGGGTAGTGGAAGCACTGGTGCGCAAAAGGCGCAGGCTTATGGAAATGCTCGGTCTGGTGCCGCTACAGCAAACTCAGTTCTATCGGGAAGTGTATCAGGAAGGGGAAACGGCCCTAGTCCTACGTCAATTGCAGCGCAAGGTAGGTTTTTTGTCTCTTGAGCAAGTCCAGCAGATTGAGGCTCTATCGCTGGAACAATTAGAGAATTTAGGAGAAGCGCTGCTGGATTTTCAGAGTGTGTCCGACCTGGAAAACTGGCTGGCGCAGAACCCGGCGATAGCGCCAACAGAAGACGACCTAGCTACCAATTCGGGCTGA
- a CDS encoding aldo/keto reductase yields the protein MSGETQTACRLGRTDVRVSPLGVGTWAWGDTLFWDYGKQYNDQDLAAAYRASIEAGITFFDTAEVYGLGRSEQLLGQFVRETGREAVIATKFMPFPWRFWPQTLLDALRASIQRLGVDRVDLYQIHWPAHFPVSLASWMQALADAVALGLTRAVGVSNYSLAQMEEAWRVLADRGVPLASNQVEYSLVCRAPERTGLLQRCQELGVTLIAYSPLGMGLLTGKYTLDNPPPKARGWRFHRERLRQVQPLQGLLREIGQQYGKTPAQVALNWVICKGALPIPGAKNARQAQENAGALGWRLTDDEVRALEQVSPNW from the coding sequence ATGTCTGGAGAAACGCAGACGGCTTGCCGGCTAGGGCGAACGGATGTACGAGTAAGTCCGCTGGGGGTGGGGACCTGGGCGTGGGGCGACACGCTGTTTTGGGATTACGGCAAGCAGTACAACGACCAGGACTTAGCGGCGGCCTATCGCGCTAGTATTGAGGCTGGAATCACGTTTTTTGACACGGCAGAAGTGTACGGGTTGGGGCGGTCAGAGCAGTTGTTGGGTCAATTTGTGCGGGAAACAGGTCGCGAAGCAGTCATTGCCACGAAATTTATGCCCTTCCCCTGGCGCTTTTGGCCCCAGACCCTACTGGATGCCCTGCGGGCGAGCATTCAGCGGTTGGGTGTGGACCGTGTGGATTTGTATCAGATTCACTGGCCGGCCCATTTTCCGGTGTCTTTGGCAAGCTGGATGCAGGCGCTGGCGGATGCCGTAGCCCTGGGATTGACGCGGGCGGTGGGGGTTTCCAACTATTCGCTGGCGCAGATGGAAGAAGCCTGGCGGGTGCTAGCTGACCGGGGGGTACCCCTAGCGAGCAACCAGGTGGAGTACAGTTTGGTGTGCCGGGCGCCGGAACGAACGGGGTTGTTGCAACGTTGTCAAGAGCTGGGCGTCACGTTGATTGCTTACAGCCCCTTGGGCATGGGATTGCTTACCGGGAAATACACCCTTGATAACCCACCACCCAAGGCGCGGGGATGGCGGTTTCACCGGGAACGGTTGCGTCAGGTGCAGCCATTGCAGGGCTTATTGCGAGAAATTGGCCAGCAGTATGGCAAAACGCCGGCGCAAGTGGCCTTGAACTGGGTGATCTGCAAAGGGGCATTGCCAATTCCAGGGGCCAAGAATGCGCGACAAGCCCAGGAAAATGCCGGGGCCTTGGGGTGGCGATTGACCGATGATGAAGTGCGGGCGCTGGAACAAGTCAGCCCGAATTGGTAG
- the metE gene encoding 5-methyltetrahydropteroyltriglutamate--homocysteine S-methyltransferase, which yields MTQATSGLTATLGYPRIGKHRELKKALEAFWQGQLDETSLYQTAQAIELQNWQVQLAAGIDRIGVGDFSLYDGVLDWSLRLGIVPERFQHLTGLVRYFTMARGQTGIPALEMTKWFDTNYHYLVPEITMPLQPADFSDFLATVQRAQAVLGERAVPIVLGPLTLVRLSRWTGDLASLLTEFHNRYVSLLTALKRLNVVEVQIHEPALVLGDAHQYQSFYQSTYQTLAQVGLPIQLVTYFDDLGSAYPWVVQLPVAGISLDFTRGRNLELVQTYGFPSDKQLGVGIVDARNVWKIRPDEVLATLKTLQTITPHLRVQPSASLQFVPYDVRLETKLPEPLYHVLSFAEQKLEEVRLLAQALQGLSEVAAELETLRQQWQAFYAFSPVNPAVQARLQNLQPSDFSRPLPYEQRKLQQPVLPPLPTTTIGSFPQTPEVRQLRVKLKRGEITKAEYEAAIDAEIAKCIRYQEEIGLDVLVHGEFERTDMVEFFAQQLAGFAFTEHGWVQSYGSRCVRPPIIYGDIARTQPMTVREFRVAQSLTSKPVKGMLTGPVTMLNWSFPRTDISRKEQAFQIALALRDEVADLEAAGARMIQIDEPALREGLPLKPERWEEYLTWAVDAFRLAAGVARPETQIHTHMCYSEFGDIIAHIQRLDADVLSIENSRSNNQTLMQIVEGGYRHQVGNGVYDVHSPAVPATEQMVQLLQAGLAHLPAEQIWVNPDCGLKTRRWEEVIPALKNMVAAAQQLRAQLQGASH from the coding sequence ATGACGCAGGCAACATCTGGGTTAACGGCAACGTTGGGTTATCCCCGCATCGGGAAACATCGGGAACTCAAAAAAGCCCTGGAAGCCTTTTGGCAAGGGCAATTGGATGAGACGAGTTTGTATCAAACCGCTCAAGCCATTGAACTGCAAAACTGGCAAGTCCAGTTGGCTGCTGGGATTGACCGCATTGGCGTTGGCGATTTCAGCTTGTACGACGGGGTTTTGGACTGGAGTTTGCGCCTGGGAATCGTGCCGGAACGTTTCCAGCATTTGACGGGTTTAGTGCGTTATTTCACCATGGCGCGTGGGCAAACGGGCATCCCCGCTCTGGAAATGACCAAGTGGTTTGATACCAACTATCACTATCTCGTTCCAGAAATAACGATGCCCCTACAACCAGCGGATTTCAGTGATTTTCTAGCAACGGTGCAACGGGCGCAGGCGGTCTTGGGTGAACGCGCGGTGCCCATCGTGCTGGGGCCGTTAACACTGGTGCGTCTGAGTCGCTGGACGGGGGATTTGGCATCGCTCTTGACGGAGTTCCACAACCGTTATGTGTCGCTTTTGACGGCCCTGAAACGACTCAACGTTGTGGAGGTGCAAATCCACGAACCGGCGCTGGTGTTGGGGGACGCGCACCAGTACCAATCCTTCTACCAATCCACTTATCAAACCCTGGCGCAAGTCGGTTTGCCCATTCAACTAGTAACTTATTTCGATGATTTGGGGTCGGCCTATCCGTGGGTAGTACAACTGCCGGTCGCGGGAATTAGTTTGGATTTCACCAGGGGCCGCAATCTCGAGTTGGTGCAGACGTATGGGTTCCCCAGTGACAAGCAATTGGGGGTGGGAATCGTGGATGCGCGCAATGTCTGGAAAATTCGCCCCGACGAGGTGTTAGCAACTTTGAAAACACTCCAGACCATTACTCCCCATTTGCGGGTACAACCGTCGGCTTCTTTGCAGTTTGTGCCCTACGATGTGCGGTTGGAAACCAAACTCCCAGAACCCCTGTATCACGTGCTGAGTTTTGCTGAACAAAAGTTGGAAGAGGTGCGACTGTTAGCGCAGGCCCTGCAAGGGCTATCCGAGGTAGCGGCGGAACTGGAGACCCTGCGCCAGCAGTGGCAAGCCTTTTACGCCTTTAGCCCCGTCAATCCGGCGGTGCAAGCGCGCTTACAAAACCTGCAACCCAGTGATTTTTCCCGGCCTTTGCCCTATGAACAGCGCAAGTTGCAGCAACCGGTGTTACCGCCTTTACCCACTACAACCATTGGCTCCTTTCCCCAGACGCCAGAGGTGCGCCAGTTGCGGGTGAAATTGAAACGGGGCGAAATTACCAAAGCCGAATACGAGGCGGCCATTGATGCGGAAATAGCCAAGTGCATTCGTTACCAGGAGGAAATTGGCTTGGATGTACTGGTGCATGGGGAGTTTGAGCGCACCGATATGGTGGAGTTTTTTGCCCAGCAGTTGGCTGGCTTTGCTTTTACCGAGCACGGCTGGGTGCAGAGTTACGGGAGCCGCTGTGTCCGTCCCCCCATCATCTACGGCGACATTGCCCGAACCCAACCGATGACGGTGCGGGAGTTCCGGGTGGCCCAGTCGTTGACGAGCAAGCCGGTGAAAGGTATGCTTACAGGGCCGGTGACGATGTTGAACTGGTCATTCCCCCGCACGGATATTTCTCGGAAAGAACAGGCGTTCCAAATTGCCCTGGCATTGCGGGACGAGGTGGCGGATTTGGAAGCGGCGGGTGCGCGGATGATTCAAATTGATGAACCAGCGCTGCGGGAGGGATTGCCCCTGAAACCGGAACGTTGGGAGGAATACCTAACCTGGGCAGTGGATGCGTTTCGCTTGGCCGCAGGAGTGGCGCGACCGGAAACCCAAATCCATACCCACATGTGCTACTCGGAGTTTGGGGACATCATTGCCCACATCCAACGGTTGGACGCCGATGTGCTGTCTATCGAAAATAGCCGCAGCAACAACCAAACGCTGATGCAGATTGTGGAGGGGGGCTACAGGCACCAGGTGGGCAACGGGGTGTATGACGTGCATAGCCCGGCAGTTCCGGCCACGGAACAGATGGTGCAATTGCTACAAGCGGGATTGGCACATCTTCCGGCGGAACAGATTTGGGTGAACCCGGATTGCGGCCTGAAAACCCGGCGGTGGGAAGAGGTGATTCCAGCCCTAAAAAACATGGTGGCAGCGGCTCAACAGTTGCGGGCGCAGCTGCAGGGGGCTAGCCATTGA
- a CDS encoding ABC transporter ATP-binding protein yields MKAPLIRLVNVSKVYGLGENQVQALQNVSLEIQPGEYCAIMGASGSGKSTAMNIIGCLDRPTTGDYYLQGENVARCSSAQLAHIRNQQIGFVFQQFHLLPQLTALENVMLPLVYAGVPPRERQQRARLALEQVGLGHRLHNKPNQLSGGQQQRVAIARAMVNQPALLLADEPTGALDSRTSQEVMDLFAELHQQGVTIVMVTHEADIARRAERIIWFRDGQVLHDHLRPDDVYQAIRAM; encoded by the coding sequence ATGAAAGCACCGTTGATTCGACTGGTGAATGTCAGCAAGGTCTATGGCCTGGGGGAAAATCAGGTGCAGGCGCTCCAGAATGTGTCGTTAGAAATTCAACCGGGAGAATACTGCGCCATTATGGGGGCATCTGGTTCGGGCAAATCTACCGCGATGAATATCATTGGTTGCCTGGACCGGCCCACCACTGGGGATTATTATTTGCAAGGGGAAAACGTCGCCCGCTGTTCGTCCGCCCAACTGGCTCATATCCGCAATCAACAAATTGGGTTTGTGTTTCAACAATTTCATCTGTTGCCCCAGTTGACCGCCTTGGAAAATGTGATGTTGCCTCTGGTGTATGCCGGCGTGCCACCCCGGGAACGACAACAACGGGCGCGGCTGGCGCTGGAGCAGGTGGGCTTAGGTCATCGTCTCCACAACAAACCCAACCAACTCTCTGGGGGACAACAACAGCGGGTGGCGATTGCCCGGGCGATGGTGAACCAACCGGCATTGCTCCTAGCGGACGAACCCACGGGTGCCCTCGATTCTCGCACCAGCCAGGAAGTCATGGATTTGTTTGCCGAGTTGCACCAGCAAGGAGTCACGATTGTCATGGTCACTCACGAAGCCGATATTGCCCGCCGCGCTGAACGGATTATCTGGTTCCGGGATGGCCAGGTCCTGCACGACCACTTGCGTCCCGACGACGTTTACCAGGCGATTCGGGCAATGTAG
- a CDS encoding ABC transporter permease, whose translation MALRALAAHRLRSFLTVLGIVIGNAAVIAMVGVGQAAQRYTAEQLASLGTHVLFVVPGREDARRRGIEPPATLTWEDAQAIAAQVPTVRWVAAQINESALASYGNRTTPTAVTGTVPDFFRVQSFDLQQGRLFHELDVQRQGRVVVLGSDLATKLFGNRSPLGERIRLRNLSFEVIGVLAPKGAFLGTNRDDAAYIPLTTMAYQLTGRRSPYGLTVAFISVSARDEASVSAAQFQITNLLRRRHKIVDEDDFYIRTQKEAVAIAGNITGVLTILLAATAGISLLVGGIGIMNIMLVSVTERTQEIGLRKAVGATEGDILQQFLLEAIVLAVAGGILGTAVGTLGLIGIGWVTPLQAQVSWEAVILAVGVSGTIGLVFGVAPAQRAAQLDPIVALRST comes from the coding sequence ATGGCGCTCCGGGCGTTGGCCGCCCACCGCTTGCGGAGTTTTCTCACCGTGTTGGGGATTGTCATCGGCAATGCTGCCGTGATCGCCATGGTGGGGGTGGGACAGGCCGCCCAGCGCTATACCGCCGAACAACTGGCATCGTTGGGGACCCACGTGTTGTTTGTTGTGCCGGGACGGGAGGATGCGCGCCGCCGGGGCATTGAACCACCTGCGACCCTCACCTGGGAAGATGCCCAAGCCATCGCCGCCCAAGTTCCTACCGTCCGCTGGGTTGCCGCCCAAATCAACGAGAGCGCCCTAGCGAGCTATGGCAACCGCACGACGCCCACTGCTGTCACTGGCACCGTGCCCGACTTTTTCCGGGTGCAAAGTTTTGACTTGCAACAGGGCCGGTTGTTCCATGAACTGGATGTCCAGCGGCAAGGGCGGGTTGTGGTGTTAGGGAGCGACTTGGCAACTAAACTGTTTGGCAACCGCTCTCCTCTCGGTGAACGTATCCGGCTGCGCAACCTGAGCTTTGAAGTGATTGGGGTCCTAGCGCCTAAAGGGGCCTTTCTCGGAACGAACCGGGACGACGCGGCTTACATTCCCCTAACGACGATGGCCTATCAACTCACGGGCCGCCGGTCGCCCTACGGGTTAACGGTGGCGTTCATTTCCGTCTCGGCGCGGGATGAAGCTAGTGTGAGCGCCGCCCAATTCCAAATCACCAACCTGCTCCGCCGCCGGCACAAGATTGTGGACGAAGACGATTTCTACATTCGCACCCAAAAAGAAGCCGTGGCGATTGCGGGCAATATCACGGGGGTGTTGACCATCTTACTTGCGGCAACGGCAGGGATTTCGCTGTTGGTGGGCGGGATTGGGATCATGAATATCATGCTGGTTTCGGTGACAGAACGTACCCAGGAAATTGGTTTACGTAAGGCGGTGGGGGCTACAGAAGGAGATATTCTCCAGCAATTCTTACTGGAAGCCATCGTGCTCGCCGTGGCGGGGGGTATCTTGGGTACCGCCGTGGGAACGCTGGGGCTCATCGGCATTGGCTGGGTGACCCCGTTGCAGGCGCAGGTGTCCTGGGAAGCTGTCATCCTGGCGGTGGGGGTATCGGGAACGATTGGCCTGGTCTTTGGCGTCGCACCGGCGCAGCGGGCCGCCCAGTTGGACCCCATCGTCGCGTTACGGAGTACCTGA